The proteins below are encoded in one region of Herpetosiphon gulosus:
- the pfkB gene encoding 1-phosphofructokinase has product MSIVTLTLNPAIDQTIFINNFQLETVNRAYDLKSHAGGKGVNVASLLAANGHKVVATGFLGDQNTELFDKLFAEKQIDDQFIRIPGQPRVGIKISDQQTQRTTEINLPGLTPTNEQLDAIRATIKRLAADDNQWFILAGNVPPGIPSTIYGQLIEIIRAAGKQVVLDTSGEALRYGLAAAPTIAKPNLAELEQFVGYPLTSEQAAAKAGRELLSHGIKLVVISMGEHGALFLDNAQSLVAIPPSVAVQSTVGAGDAMVSGLVAAQTQGLDLVASARLATAFAAAKITQLGSNLPAAEIVEHIRADVVIRPCNAQLDVLQRGANQLKGVPL; this is encoded by the coding sequence ATGAGTATCGTTACACTAACCCTCAATCCTGCCATCGACCAAACGATTTTCATCAATAATTTTCAGCTTGAAACCGTCAATCGGGCCTATGATCTCAAGAGCCATGCTGGTGGCAAAGGCGTGAACGTCGCCTCGCTGCTGGCCGCCAACGGCCATAAGGTGGTGGCAACTGGCTTTTTGGGCGATCAAAACACCGAATTGTTCGATAAATTGTTTGCTGAAAAACAGATCGATGATCAATTTATTCGGATTCCAGGCCAGCCACGGGTTGGGATCAAAATTAGCGATCAACAAACCCAGCGCACCACTGAAATTAATTTGCCTGGTTTGACTCCAACCAACGAGCAATTGGATGCGATTCGCGCCACGATCAAACGCTTGGCTGCTGACGATAATCAATGGTTTATTTTGGCGGGCAACGTGCCGCCAGGTATTCCCAGCACAATTTATGGTCAACTGATCGAAATTATTCGGGCAGCAGGCAAGCAAGTTGTGTTAGATACCAGCGGCGAGGCCTTGCGCTACGGACTGGCTGCCGCCCCAACCATTGCCAAGCCCAACCTTGCTGAACTTGAGCAATTTGTGGGCTACCCGCTGACCAGCGAACAAGCCGCAGCCAAAGCAGGCCGCGAACTGCTCAGCCATGGCATCAAATTGGTGGTGATTTCGATGGGTGAACATGGGGCACTCTTTTTGGATAATGCCCAAAGTTTGGTGGCGATTCCGCCAAGTGTAGCGGTACAAAGCACTGTCGGCGCAGGCGATGCCATGGTTTCGGGCTTGGTTGCCGCCCAAACCCAAGGGCTTGATCTCGTCGCGAGTGCCCGTTTGGCAACGGCCTTTGCTGCCGCCAAAATCACTCAGCTTGGCAGTAATCTCCCTGCTGCCGAAATTGTCGAGCACATTCGCGCCGATGTGGTGATTCGCCCATGCAATGCGCAACTTGATGTGTTGCAACGCGGCGCAAATCAACTCAAGGGCGTTCCACTTTAA
- the ptsP gene encoding phosphoenolpyruvate--protein phosphotransferase: protein MIELQQRHIQLKSQPANKQAAIQQAGQLLVANGQIEPGYIQSMLQREALSNTYLGNGIAIPHGLPEARDLIRQTGIVVLQVPNGVQWNLGETVHLIVGIAARSDEHIAILRQLTRVLGDKTLVDQLTHTTNPDDLIRALTGAETASAAPAAPVISVAVASDQPFFETKVLNPTGFHARPATTFVDCAKRFQSEVRMRYGSREANGKSLISILQLGIPHGATIQVTAQGADAAAALRGLQQALAQGLADETAETLPTRAAVDVRWIPKAVEQTINGISAAPGLAIGLLRRYSHSKLVIEDRPSDPMIEVNRFELALAAAQAELSTLYDEVQARIGSGKAAIFRVHSEMLSDTSLVQQTVGLLFEKHSAEWAWHQVISGRVAQIEKLDDQVLAGRAVDLSDVGQRVLRQLIGGDHQRPLNAATPVIILADDLTPSDTAAFDPDTILGFGTVRGGPTSHTAILARSLGIPAIVGSGEGLLALPEDAIAILDGYNGKLYVNPSSADIEAATNLQAELAEQHERAQATRFEPAQTSDGHRIEIAANINRVADASVAAAAGAEGVGLMRTEFLFLERDSAPSEEEQFEAYRDMVQAMTGHSVIIRTLDIGGDKVVPYLDLPKEDNSFLGIRGIRLCLARPELFIPQLRAIYRAAAFGPLKIMFPMIATLEDWYAARDLAEQVRRELDAPQVPLGIMVEVPSAAVLAEQFAQEVDFFSIGTNDLTQYTLAMDRLHPQLASQADGLHPAVLRMIDLTARAANAHNKWVGVCGGIAADARGSLILVGLGVHELSVSVPAIAELKAAIRQHSLADLQALAQRALACRSAAEVHQL, encoded by the coding sequence GTGATCGAGCTACAGCAGCGTCATATCCAACTCAAGAGTCAGCCCGCCAACAAGCAAGCGGCAATTCAACAGGCAGGCCAACTACTGGTTGCCAACGGGCAGATCGAGCCTGGCTATATTCAAAGTATGCTCCAACGTGAAGCCCTTTCGAATACCTACCTCGGCAATGGCATCGCAATTCCTCATGGTTTGCCCGAAGCCCGCGATCTAATTCGCCAAACCGGAATTGTGGTGTTGCAAGTGCCCAACGGGGTGCAGTGGAACCTAGGCGAAACTGTGCATTTAATCGTTGGCATCGCCGCTCGCTCCGATGAGCATATTGCAATTTTGCGCCAACTCACCCGCGTGCTTGGCGATAAAACCTTGGTTGATCAACTCACCCATACCACAAATCCTGATGATCTGATTCGTGCATTAACCGGCGCTGAAACGGCTTCCGCAGCCCCGGCGGCTCCGGTGATCAGTGTGGCGGTTGCTAGCGACCAGCCCTTTTTCGAAACCAAAGTCTTGAATCCAACTGGCTTTCATGCTCGCCCTGCCACAACCTTTGTTGATTGCGCTAAGCGTTTTCAATCGGAAGTGCGCATGCGCTATGGCTCGCGTGAGGCCAATGGCAAAAGCTTAATCTCAATTTTGCAGCTCGGCATTCCCCATGGCGCAACAATTCAGGTCACGGCTCAAGGTGCTGATGCCGCTGCCGCGCTGCGTGGTTTGCAACAGGCATTGGCTCAAGGCTTAGCTGATGAAACAGCGGAAACGCTTCCAACACGCGCTGCGGTCGATGTGCGCTGGATACCCAAGGCGGTTGAGCAGACGATCAATGGGATTAGCGCCGCACCTGGCTTAGCGATTGGCTTGCTACGCCGTTATAGCCATAGCAAGTTGGTAATCGAAGATCGGCCAAGTGATCCGATGATTGAAGTCAATCGCTTTGAACTAGCCTTGGCCGCCGCGCAAGCAGAACTATCAACGCTCTACGATGAAGTACAAGCGCGAATTGGTTCAGGCAAGGCGGCGATTTTCCGGGTGCATAGCGAAATGTTAAGCGATACCAGCCTTGTGCAACAAACCGTCGGCCTCTTATTTGAAAAACATAGCGCCGAGTGGGCTTGGCATCAGGTGATCAGCGGACGCGTGGCCCAAATCGAAAAGCTTGACGATCAAGTGCTAGCTGGCCGCGCAGTTGATTTGAGTGATGTTGGTCAGCGGGTGTTGCGCCAGTTGATTGGCGGCGATCATCAACGGCCTTTGAATGCGGCCACGCCCGTGATTATTTTGGCCGACGATTTGACTCCCTCCGATACTGCTGCCTTTGATCCCGACACCATTTTGGGCTTTGGTACGGTGCGCGGTGGCCCAACTTCGCACACCGCAATTTTGGCCCGTTCGCTGGGAATTCCAGCAATCGTTGGATCTGGCGAAGGCTTGTTGGCTCTGCCCGAAGATGCAATTGCAATTCTCGATGGCTACAATGGCAAATTATATGTCAACCCAAGCAGTGCCGATATTGAAGCCGCCACCAACTTGCAAGCCGAATTGGCCGAGCAACACGAGCGTGCTCAAGCCACCCGTTTCGAACCAGCCCAAACCAGCGATGGCCATCGGATCGAAATTGCCGCCAACATCAATCGCGTTGCCGATGCGAGCGTTGCCGCCGCTGCGGGAGCCGAAGGCGTGGGCTTGATGCGCACCGAATTTCTGTTCCTTGAGCGCGATAGTGCTCCCAGCGAGGAAGAACAATTCGAGGCCTATCGCGATATGGTGCAAGCAATGACGGGCCATTCGGTGATTATTCGCACGCTGGATATTGGCGGCGACAAAGTTGTACCCTATCTCGATTTGCCCAAAGAAGATAATTCGTTCTTGGGTATTCGCGGGATTCGGCTCTGCCTTGCTCGGCCTGAATTATTTATCCCACAGCTCCGCGCCATTTATCGTGCCGCTGCTTTTGGGCCGCTCAAAATTATGTTCCCGATGATTGCCACCTTGGAAGATTGGTACGCCGCGCGAGATTTGGCAGAGCAAGTTCGCCGCGAACTCGATGCACCCCAAGTGCCACTCGGCATCATGGTCGAAGTGCCATCGGCGGCAGTGCTAGCCGAACAATTCGCCCAAGAGGTCGATTTCTTCTCGATTGGCACCAACGATTTGACCCAATACACCCTGGCAATGGATCGTTTACATCCACAATTAGCCAGCCAAGCTGATGGCCTGCATCCAGCGGTGTTGCGCATGATCGACCTGACCGCCCGTGCTGCCAACGCCCACAACAAATGGGTTGGCGTATGTGGTGGAATTGCCGCCGATGCTCGTGGTTCCTTGATTTTGGTGGGCTTGGGCGTGCATGAACTCAGCGTCAGTGTGCCAGCCATCGCCGAACTCAAAGCCGCCATTCGTCAACATAGCTTGGCCGATTTACAAGCACTAGCGCAACGTGCCTTGGCATGTCGCAGTGCTGCCGAGGTACATCAATTATGA
- a CDS encoding LacI family DNA-binding transcriptional regulator, whose translation MSSIKDVAKAANVSTATVSRVLANHPHVRQEVRERVLAAVAQLEYRPNLIARNLRSQQSNTLGLIVSDIRNPFFTAVSRAVEDTAYAHGYNVLLCNTDENPEKELLYLQLMGDEQVAGVIFSPTLHTLNRFHELNLSFPTVLIDRSLRSGDVDAVLLDNVGAGYMLAKHLINQGYRRIGAIFGEASTTGRERQRGFEDALRDAGISMQPEYLRFVRPRTEAGHSTTLDLLRLSQPPEAIFTSNSLLTAGALQAIRERRLQMPEQIGLVGFDDTAWASLVQPAITVLAQPTDEIGRSATELVLQRVADPQRPTRKIILQGELIVRESSVEQRVRA comes from the coding sequence ATGTCTAGCATCAAAGATGTTGCCAAAGCAGCCAATGTTTCGACGGCGACAGTTTCGCGGGTTTTAGCCAACCATCCTCATGTGCGGCAAGAAGTGCGCGAACGGGTGTTAGCGGCGGTGGCTCAGTTGGAATATCGACCCAATTTGATTGCCCGCAATTTGCGTTCGCAGCAATCCAATACGTTGGGCCTGATCGTTTCGGATATTCGTAATCCCTTTTTTACCGCCGTTAGTCGCGCCGTCGAAGATACGGCCTATGCTCATGGCTACAATGTGCTGCTCTGCAACACCGATGAAAATCCCGAAAAAGAGTTGTTGTATTTGCAACTGATGGGCGATGAGCAAGTGGCAGGCGTGATTTTCTCGCCTACGCTCCATACCCTCAATCGTTTTCATGAATTGAACTTGAGCTTTCCAACGGTATTAATCGACCGTTCGTTGCGCAGTGGCGATGTTGATGCCGTGCTGTTGGATAATGTAGGCGCTGGCTATATGTTGGCCAAACATCTAATCAACCAAGGTTATCGTCGGATTGGGGCGATTTTTGGCGAGGCCAGCACGACTGGGCGCGAACGCCAGCGCGGTTTTGAAGATGCTTTGCGCGATGCAGGCATCAGCATGCAGCCCGAATATTTGCGCTTTGTACGACCACGTACTGAGGCTGGTCATAGCACAACCTTGGATCTCTTGCGTTTGTCGCAACCACCAGAGGCCATTTTTACCAGCAATAGCTTACTGACTGCGGGCGCACTTCAAGCTATTCGCGAACGCCGCTTGCAAATGCCTGAGCAAATTGGCTTGGTCGGCTTCGATGACACTGCTTGGGCCAGTTTAGTGCAGCCAGCGATCACCGTTTTAGCTCAACCAACCGATGAAATTGGCCGCTCAGCGACTGAATTAGTTTTGCAACGGGTGGCTGACCCACAACGGCCAACCCGCAAAATTATTTTGCAAGGCGAGCTAATTGTGCGCGAATCGAGTGTTGAACAGCGAGTACGAGCATAA
- the argS gene encoding arginine--tRNA ligase yields MDTFARFEQAIRDALLDTTLIPADLIDLVAPKASGVQADLALPCFRAAKLRGINPAQFAQTLANVLKFTPESLVLNASALGAYVNFSLNPVTFAQSVLHDISQRKAEYGRSNRGQNQAVVVDYSSPNIAKRMRVDHIRSTMIGQAIVNIYRALGYQVVRMNHWGDYDPQLGISLAAMQHFQHRNGNGESMLASLEQQTQQYHADDQVHDLAQAWASKLTKGEPQAIKLLQQLVELSLTANQANYRRLGVAFDVQHCESFYAREAQVVIKEALHYQIAQLDGHVAVVKDLLDEQGKALPTLLLNRSDGSSLYITRDIAAIKYREELYQPTKIIYVVKQAQELHFRQAFTISKTLGYTKADLAHVACGMILGPERRSPSGARFSTMIYLEPLLDEACTRAKAVIKQKALEAKIPFSSTEINEIAEQVGVGAVIYHNLQHDPAHDVVVDWERMLAFDGNSSTYLQYMHARCCSILRDFGRIPQNYDGRVLTHPAEQALLKELARLPQVIVDAAERYAPFVVSDWLYATAKAFAIFYDSCSVLKAETLALRAARGQLVAATAQALRNGLGLLSIAAPERM; encoded by the coding sequence ATGGACACTTTTGCTCGTTTTGAGCAAGCCATTCGTGATGCATTGCTTGACACCACGTTAATACCTGCCGACTTGATCGATTTAGTTGCCCCCAAAGCCAGCGGCGTGCAGGCCGATCTAGCCTTGCCATGTTTTCGCGCGGCTAAACTGCGCGGAATTAATCCGGCCCAATTTGCTCAGACTCTAGCAAATGTGCTTAAATTTACCCCTGAGAGCCTGGTTTTAAACGCCTCGGCCTTGGGCGCGTATGTCAACTTTTCGCTCAATCCGGTTACCTTCGCCCAATCGGTGTTGCACGATATTAGCCAACGTAAAGCCGAGTATGGCCGTAGCAACCGAGGCCAAAACCAAGCGGTCGTGGTCGATTATTCGTCGCCCAACATTGCCAAACGCATGCGTGTCGATCACATTCGCTCAACCATGATTGGTCAAGCGATTGTCAATATCTACCGCGCCTTGGGCTACCAAGTAGTTCGTATGAATCATTGGGGCGATTACGATCCTCAATTGGGCATTTCGTTGGCAGCGATGCAGCACTTTCAACATCGTAATGGCAATGGCGAAAGCATGCTGGCTTCGTTGGAGCAACAAACCCAACAATATCATGCTGATGATCAAGTGCACGATTTAGCTCAAGCTTGGGCTAGCAAATTGACCAAGGGTGAGCCGCAAGCGATCAAGCTTTTACAACAGCTTGTTGAGTTGAGTTTAACTGCCAACCAAGCCAATTATCGGCGTTTGGGCGTGGCGTTCGATGTGCAACATTGTGAAAGTTTCTATGCCCGCGAAGCCCAAGTGGTGATCAAAGAGGCTTTGCATTATCAGATTGCCCAACTCGATGGTCATGTGGCGGTAGTTAAAGATTTGCTCGATGAACAGGGCAAAGCCTTACCAACCTTGTTGCTTAATCGCTCGGATGGCAGCAGTTTGTATATTACGCGTGATATTGCCGCAATTAAATATCGCGAGGAGCTATACCAACCCACTAAAATTATCTATGTGGTTAAGCAAGCGCAAGAATTGCATTTTCGCCAAGCCTTTACCATCAGCAAAACTCTTGGCTACACCAAAGCTGATCTGGCGCATGTTGCCTGTGGCATGATTTTAGGCCCAGAACGGCGCTCGCCCAGTGGCGCACGCTTTAGTACCATGATTTATCTGGAGCCATTGTTGGATGAAGCCTGCACCCGTGCCAAAGCCGTGATCAAACAAAAAGCGCTTGAAGCGAAAATTCCCTTTTCGAGCACAGAAATCAATGAAATCGCTGAGCAAGTTGGGGTTGGCGCAGTCATTTACCACAATTTACAGCACGATCCAGCCCACGATGTTGTGGTTGATTGGGAGCGCATGTTGGCATTCGATGGCAATAGTTCAACCTATTTGCAATATATGCATGCCCGTTGCTGCTCAATTTTGCGCGATTTCGGGCGAATTCCCCAAAATTACGATGGGCGGGTGTTGACCCATCCGGCTGAGCAAGCGTTGTTGAAAGAGCTAGCACGCTTACCGCAGGTAATTGTTGATGCTGCTGAACGCTATGCTCCGTTCGTGGTATCCGATTGGCTGTATGCGACGGCCAAAGCCTTTGCCATATTCTACGATAGCTGCTCGGTTTTGAAAGCTGAAACTTTAGCCCTGCGAGCTGCACGGGGTCAATTGGTTGCTGCTACCGCGCAAGCCTTGCGCAACGGCTTAGGTCTCCTCTCAATCGCCGCCCCCGAGCGGATGTAA